One Suncus etruscus isolate mSunEtr1 chromosome 13, mSunEtr1.pri.cur, whole genome shotgun sequence genomic region harbors:
- the FTCD gene encoding formimidoyltransferase-cyclodeaminase → MSQLVECVPNFSEGNDKEVIEAISQAVAQTPGCVLLDVDAGPSTNRTVYTFVGRPEDVVEGALNAARAAFRLIDMSKHKGEHPRMGALDVCPFIPVRGVTMDECVLCAQAFGQRLAEELGVPVYLYGEAARTANRRTLPAIRAGQYEALPEKLKQAEWAPDFGPSTFVPSWGATVTGARKFLIAFNINLLSTKEQAHRIALDLREQGRGKDQPGLLKKVQAIGWYLEEMNLAQVSTNILDFEVTALHTVYEETRREAQELNLPVVGSQLVGLVPLKALLDVAAFYCAKEKLFILEEEHLIRLVVNRLGLDSLTPFDPKERIIEYLVPKRESQQSLVEKPLRAFIREVGARSAAPGGGSVAAASAAMGAALASMAGLMTYGRRQFEHLDATMRHLIPPFHKALAELTELVDTDARAFEGYLEAMKLPKGTPEERDKRAAALQKGLRQAVAVPLGLAEKVASLWPPLQELARCGNLACRSDMQVAAKALETGVFGAYFNVLINLKDITDQDFKEQVQQRISNLLKDAQTQAALVLDHLQVRRE, encoded by the exons ATGTCGCAGCTGGTGGAGTGTGTCCCCAACTTCTCTGAGGGAAATGACAAGGAG GTCATCGAGGCCATCTCCCAGGCCGTGGCCCAGACGCCGGGCTGTGTGCTGCTGGACGTGGACGCCGGCCCGTCCACCAACCGCACAGTCTACACATTCGTGGGGCGGCCTGAGGACGTGGTGGAGGGTGCCCTCAATGCTGCCCGCGCCGCCTTCCGGCTCATCGACATGAGCAAGCACAAAG GGGAGCACCCCCGAATGGGTGCCCTAGACGTCTGTCCGTTCATCCCTGTGCGGGGCGTCACCATGGACGAGTGCGTGCTGTGTGCCCAGGCCTTTGGACAGCGCCTGGCAGAAGAGCTGGGAGTGCCAG TGTACCTCTACGGGGAAGCAGCGCGGACGGCCAATCGCCGGACTCTGCCGGCCATACGGGCCGGGCAGTATGAGGCTCTCCCGGAGAAG CTCAAGCAGGCCGAGTGGGCACCTGACTTTGGGCCCAGCACCTTCGTCCCCAGCTGGGGGGCCACGGTCACGGGGGCACGGAAATTCCTCATCGCCTTCAACATCAACCTGCTGAGCACCAAGGAACAGGCACACCGGATCGCGCTTGATCTCCGGGAGCAGGGCCGTGGGAAGGACCAG CCGGGCCTTCTGAAAAAGGTTCAGGCCATTGGCTGGTACCTGGAGGAGATGAACCTGGCCCAGGTGTCCACCAACATCCTGGACTTCGAGGTCACAGCCCTGCACACTGTCTACGAGGAGACCCGCAGGGAAGCCCAG GAGCTGAACCTCCCAGTGGTGGGCTCGCAGCTCGTGGGGCTGGTGCCTCTGAAAGCCCTGCTGGACGTTGCGGCCTTCTACTGCGCCAAGGAGAAGCTGTTCATTCTGGAGGAGGAGCACCTCATCAGGCTG GTGGTGAACCGGCTGGGCCTGGACTCCCTGACCCCCTTCGACCCAAAGGAGCGGATCATTGA GTACCTGGTCCCCAAACGTGAGTCGCAGCAGAGCCTGGTGGAGAAGCCCCTGAGAGCCTTCATCAGGGAGGTGGGCGCCCGTTCTGCAGCCCCAGGTGGGGGCTCGGTGGCAGCAGCAAGTGCGGCCATG GGGGCGGCGCTCGCATCTATGGCCGGCCTCATGACCTACGGCCGCCGCCAGTTTGAGCACCTGGATGCCACCATGCGACACCTGATTCCCCCATTCCACAAGGCCTTGGCTGAGCTGACAGAGCTGGTGGACACAGATGCCCGGGCCTTTGAAGGGTATCTG GAGGCAATGAAGCTGCCTAAAGGCACCCCAGAGGAGCGAGACAA GCGAGCTGCGGCGCTGCAGAAGGGACTACGCCAAGCTGTGGCTGTGCCCCTGGGGCTGGCGGAGAAGGTGGCCTCGCTGTGGCCGCCTCTGCAGGAGCTGGCCAGGTGTGGGAACCTGGCCTGTCGCTCTGACATGCAG GTGGCAGCCAAGGCCCTGGAGACGGGCGTGTTTGGCGCCTACTTCAACGTGCTCATCAACCTGAAGGACATCACGGACCAGGATTTCAAGGAGCAG GTCCAGCAGCGCATCAGCAACCTCCTGAAGGACGCACAGACCCAGGCCGCCCTGGTGCTGGACCACCTGCAGGTGCGGCGGGAATGA